A window of Octopus sinensis linkage group LG29, ASM634580v1, whole genome shotgun sequence contains these coding sequences:
- the LOC115226014 gene encoding uncharacterized protein LOC115226014, whose product MNLLLAKILQENRIAIAVASSGIAATLLHGGRTAHSAFKLPLDLTKQGNPTCNVSRGSAMGNLLTECSLIIWDEAAMCHRAAFEALERFLQDLRRNMRVMGGVIVLLAGNFRQALPVIPRGTRADEVNASIKSSYLWHHSEKLHLTRT is encoded by the coding sequence ATGAACCTCCTACTAGCCAAAATTCTCCAGGAAAATCGGATTGCCATAGCGGTTGCATCCAGCGGCATCGCAGCAACTCTACTGCATGGCGGTCGTACGGCACACTCAGCATTCAAATTACCACTAGACCTGACCAAACAGGGAAATCCCACTTGCAATGTTAGTCGTGGCTCAGCCATGGGGAATCTTCTCACTGAGTGCAGCCTTATCATCTGGGATGAGGCAGCCATGTGTCATAGGGCAGCATTTGAGGCGCTCGAGCGGTTTCTTCAAGACCTGAGACGCAATATGAGAGTGATGGGTGGAGTGATTGTTCTGCTTGCTGGCAACTTCCGACAAGCTCTACCTGTCATTCCACGGGGGACAAGAGCTGACGAGGTAAATGCTTCCATAAAATCATCCTACTTATGGCACCACAGCGAAAAACTTCACCTGACTCGAACATGA